The following proteins are encoded in a genomic region of Campylobacter showae CSUNSWCD:
- a CDS encoding coiled-coil domain-containing protein, whose protein sequence is MDNNAKSCMRIDPMENGFAYWHDFRQGFSANNVQADLTKNNEYSCTFKEARQRAAQMKNDADAAIRARGKTPQYNDEAIYWEAVVNLREYHTREDVEKVVKILEKRLGYRAVFWTRHRDEGHFATDDEIEEFDLRTTERPFINNDHVHIAMLSLDEQGNSMHRRNFGKPGLVSQIQTEIAQALCMERGLSKKITKRTHLTPRQYRQAMSLQEPLQVKLGDVKNELKDAKKQIKELERQLKEANKQARADLQEQGGKREDYAALEQENRLLKNELAELKKMPTDINIDDEMAKIVERIQKIKNSKRVVTEAETEFANLKNGFGILDRDKVYAFVSEAVALGYAAHEQIRSYMPVLNDVERYKAEAAQATNLKDNKIAKAFFGGIVSKPDVDVDAIKKENEGLLKTLDSLQKQNELLQKTLKDTVGLVKQKDAQIAELQKNQEGFGVTANDHFYLGQATLLSELINSKKLCLEPKGHSLLLGLDSIISGEYPAKNFAGIKSGLLSYCPSLSSPKNDLEYTR, encoded by the coding sequence ATGGATAATAATGCTAAATCTTGCATGAGAATAGATCCTATGGAAAATGGGTTTGCCTATTGGCACGATTTTCGTCAGGGCTTTAGCGCAAATAACGTACAAGCGGATTTGACGAAAAATAACGAATATTCCTGTACGTTTAAGGAAGCGAGGCAACGAGCCGCGCAAATGAAAAACGATGCTGACGCTGCAATAAGAGCTAGAGGAAAAACTCCTCAATATAACGATGAAGCGATATACTGGGAAGCTGTGGTAAATCTAAGAGAATATCACACGCGCGAGGATGTCGAAAAAGTCGTGAAAATTCTCGAGAAGCGCCTCGGTTATCGGGCTGTTTTTTGGACGCGGCACCGCGATGAGGGTCACTTTGCTACCGATGATGAAATTGAGGAGTTTGACTTACGAACTACTGAACGCCCATTTATCAACAACGACCACGTGCATATAGCCATGCTCTCTTTGGACGAGCAAGGGAACTCTATGCACCGCAGGAACTTTGGAAAGCCGGGTCTGGTTAGCCAAATTCAAACGGAAATCGCCCAGGCTCTTTGCATGGAGCGCGGCCTTAGCAAGAAAATAACGAAGCGGACGCATCTCACTCCTCGACAGTATCGGCAAGCAATGAGCCTGCAAGAGCCCTTGCAGGTCAAACTTGGTGACGTCAAAAATGAGCTCAAAGACGCTAAAAAACAAATAAAAGAGCTAGAGAGACAGCTCAAAGAAGCGAATAAACAAGCCCGCGCTGATCTGCAAGAGCAAGGGGGCAAGCGCGAGGATTATGCGGCTTTGGAGCAAGAAAACCGATTGCTTAAAAACGAGCTAGCTGAGCTTAAAAAAATGCCTACCGATATAAATATCGATGACGAGATGGCTAAGATTGTAGAAAGAATTCAAAAAATCAAAAACTCGAAGCGGGTTGTTACTGAGGCTGAGACTGAATTTGCTAATTTAAAAAACGGCTTTGGTATCTTGGATCGGGATAAGGTATATGCGTTTGTGTCAGAAGCCGTCGCTTTGGGTTATGCCGCGCATGAGCAGATACGAAGCTATATGCCCGTCTTAAATGACGTTGAACGTTATAAGGCGGAAGCTGCGCAAGCTACGAATCTTAAAGACAACAAGATTGCTAAGGCGTTTTTTGGTGGCATTGTTTCAAAGCCTGATGTAGATGTCGACGCTATCAAGAAAGAAAATGAGGGGTTGCTGAAAACTCTTGATAGCCTCCAAAAACAAAACGAGCTACTGCAAAAGACTTTAAAGGATACTGTGGGGCTTGTCAAACAAAAGGACGCTCAGATTGCCGAACTGCAAAAGAATCAAGAGGGTTTTGGTGTTACCGCTAACGATCACTTTTACCTCGGTCAAGCTACGCTATTGTCTGAATTGATTAATAGCAAAAAGCTCTGTCTTGAGCCAAAGGGTCACTCTCTCTTACTTGGGCTTGATAGCATTATTTCGGGGGAATACCCTGCTAAAAACTTCGCCGGGATAAAAAGTGGGCTATTGAGCTATTGCCCCTCTTTATCGTCTCCGAAAAACGATCTCGAATATACTCGTTGA
- a CDS encoding tyrosine-type recombinase/integrase — protein MRFTSQLDKLTDFVGFKAHPDETIATYTLPIGKKESRQKLDECGLWVKILKTTARKSKKVKLKKDFYYGEQGKLVKFLGSAKDLNYKTALKMAKELSVGATPKGKAFNTLGSVFDSYLSFGAKRWAPQTMAKKLKIYKKFAPIKDKDVSRIKADSIFAIADKLYHSEKFAALKDFLIEAKMVFSYAKNRQKIDKNPLADVDFSKIYAMPESDGFGHIETDKDLRSLIAYCCDYAGSRDVRNALVLGLCTALRAANVRFLSRENLARDENGYYLVFLKDEMKVKRNGDMYLGIPQELGEWLDSMDVGTYFFMGRSGEKALSDAILSKALKDYTPETPKGRIVFHSFRGILSTFAHEVDEGDVSDYDMSRTLSHAIKGVEKRYNRSKAIATTRRVLTWWFNYLKDRGLKL, from the coding sequence ATGCGATTTACCTCACAACTTGACAAACTTACGGATTTTGTCGGCTTTAAAGCTCACCCAGACGAAACTATTGCCACATACACGCTACCGATCGGGAAAAAAGAAAGCCGACAAAAGCTCGACGAATGCGGGCTTTGGGTGAAAATCCTAAAAACGACTGCCCGCAAAAGTAAAAAGGTCAAACTCAAAAAAGACTTCTACTACGGCGAACAAGGGAAGTTAGTCAAGTTTTTAGGCTCTGCAAAAGACCTAAATTACAAAACCGCGCTAAAAATGGCGAAGGAGCTAAGCGTAGGCGCTACGCCAAAGGGAAAAGCCTTTAATACCCTAGGCTCCGTTTTTGACTCATATCTTAGTTTTGGGGCCAAGCGCTGGGCGCCGCAAACGATGGCAAAAAAACTCAAAATATATAAAAAATTCGCCCCTATAAAAGACAAAGACGTAAGCCGTATAAAAGCCGATTCAATATTCGCTATTGCGGACAAGCTTTATCATTCTGAAAAGTTTGCTGCTTTGAAGGACTTTCTCATCGAAGCGAAAATGGTTTTTAGCTATGCAAAAAACCGCCAAAAAATCGACAAAAATCCTTTAGCTGATGTCGATTTCTCTAAAATTTACGCCATGCCTGAGAGTGACGGCTTCGGACACATTGAAACCGATAAAGACTTACGCTCGTTAATCGCCTATTGCTGTGATTATGCGGGGTCGCGCGATGTTCGCAACGCTCTAGTTCTCGGCCTTTGCACTGCGTTAAGGGCAGCAAATGTTCGCTTTTTATCTCGGGAAAACCTAGCGCGCGACGAAAACGGCTATTACCTCGTTTTTTTAAAAGACGAGATGAAGGTAAAACGCAATGGCGATATGTATCTCGGTATTCCTCAAGAACTTGGCGAGTGGCTGGATTCTATGGACGTCGGCACGTATTTTTTTATGGGTCGAAGCGGGGAAAAGGCGCTCTCCGATGCGATATTATCAAAGGCTCTAAAAGACTATACGCCTGAGACGCCGAAGGGTCGCATTGTGTTTCATTCGTTCCGCGGTATTCTCTCGACTTTCGCTCATGAAGTAGACGAAGGCGACGTTAGCGACTATGATATGTCTCGCACCTTATCACATGCGATAAAAGGTGTAGAGAAACGCTACAACCGATCCAAGGCAATCGCTACTACGCGTCGGGTTTTGACTTGGTGGTTTAATTATCTAAAAGATAGAGGATTGAAATTATGA
- a CDS encoding F0F1 ATP synthase subunit C, protein MKKVVFLMMAIASFAFADGGEMLKSYSVLAAAVGLGLAALGGAIGMGNTASATISGTARNPGVGSKLTTTMFVALAMIEAQVIYALVIALIVLYANPMF, encoded by the coding sequence ATGAAAAAAGTTGTTTTCTTAATGATGGCAATTGCCAGCTTCGCATTTGCGGACGGTGGCGAAATGCTAAAATCTTACTCTGTTCTTGCAGCAGCGGTTGGTCTAGGCCTAGCGGCTCTTGGTGGCGCTATCGGTATGGGAAATACCGCATCTGCGACAATCTCAGGCACAGCTAGAAATCCAGGCGTAGGCAGCAAGCTAACTACGACGATGTTCGTTGCTCTTGCGATGATTGAGGCGCAAGTTATCTACGCACTAGTTATCGCGCTAATCGTTCTTTACGCAAACCCAATGTTTTAA
- a CDS encoding sodium-dependent transporter has translation MLASLLKFQILRLNLAQDKFSKIGFILAVAGSAVGLGNAWKFPYLVGQNGGSAFVLLYLFMTFFIGLAIFFGEIAIGKLSESDPVNAFKKLAAKRKEAWKFAGFTMIGAIIIASFYTVIIGWILKYAVMVITELPKDVEASEKIFGNFYTNDAASQIFYFTIVFFLCIFIVSKGIKSGIERVNVWMMPSLLILLIIMLSYSFTMDGFVQSAKFLLVPDFSKLGVSSILTALGLAFFTLSLGVGVIIVYSASLPDNTNLVSSSIIIVVINVVMGILMGLVIFTFVFEFGATPSQGVGLVFISLPTLFAKLGTLGHVLAFAFFSALLFAGITSAISMLEPFTHYLIREFGFSRKKALALIGAFIYCMGILCILSSIDGVKENLVFFGKSFFDCLDFLSSNIIMPIGGITVSIFVGFVIKKDALYILFGPYMSRAVFEIWYFMIRFVAPISIVIITINALRG, from the coding sequence ATGCTAGCCTCGCTTCTGAAATTTCAAATACTAAGGTTAAATTTGGCGCAGGATAAATTTTCTAAAATCGGCTTTATATTAGCCGTCGCGGGCTCTGCGGTGGGTCTTGGAAATGCGTGGAAATTCCCGTATCTAGTCGGTCAAAACGGCGGTTCGGCCTTCGTGCTTTTGTATCTTTTTATGACGTTTTTTATTGGGCTTGCGATATTTTTCGGCGAGATAGCTATCGGCAAACTTTCCGAGTCTGACCCCGTAAACGCCTTTAAAAAACTTGCAGCAAAGCGCAAAGAAGCGTGGAAATTTGCAGGTTTTACGATGATTGGCGCGATCATCATCGCCTCTTTTTACACGGTCATCATCGGATGGATACTAAAATACGCAGTGATGGTAATAACCGAGCTACCAAAGGACGTTGAGGCTTCGGAGAAAATTTTCGGAAATTTCTACACTAACGACGCCGCGTCTCAAATTTTTTACTTCACGATCGTGTTTTTTCTCTGCATTTTTATCGTATCAAAGGGCATAAAAAGCGGCATAGAGCGCGTAAACGTATGGATGATGCCATCGCTTCTTATCTTGCTTATAATCATGCTTAGCTACTCGTTTACGATGGACGGCTTCGTGCAGTCGGCTAAATTTTTACTGGTTCCGGATTTTTCAAAACTAGGCGTAAGCAGCATTCTTACCGCGCTTGGACTCGCGTTTTTTACGCTATCTCTGGGTGTCGGCGTCATTATCGTCTACTCTGCGTCATTGCCTGATAATACGAATCTGGTTAGCTCCTCGATCATCATCGTCGTCATAAACGTCGTGATGGGTATTTTGATGGGGCTTGTTATTTTTACCTTTGTATTTGAGTTTGGCGCGACGCCTAGTCAGGGCGTGGGGCTAGTGTTTATCTCGCTGCCGACGCTATTTGCGAAGCTCGGTACGCTCGGACACGTGCTGGCGTTTGCATTTTTCTCGGCTCTGCTTTTTGCGGGCATTACCTCGGCCATCTCGATGCTGGAGCCTTTCACGCACTATCTCATCCGCGAATTTGGCTTTTCTCGTAAAAAAGCCCTCGCACTAATCGGCGCTTTTATTTACTGCATGGGCATTTTGTGCATACTTTCAAGCATAGATGGCGTTAAAGAAAATTTGGTATTTTTTGGCAAGAGCTTCTTTGACTGCCTTGATTTTCTCAGCTCAAACATCATCATGCCAATTGGCGGCATCACGGTGTCGATTTTCGTCGGGTTTGTCATCAAAAAAGACGCGCTTTATATACTTTTTGGGCCGTATATGAGTAGGGCCGTTTTTGAAATTTGGTATTTTATGATTAGATTTGTCGCTCCTATTAGCATCGTCATCATTACGATAAATGCGCTAAGGGGCTAA
- a CDS encoding sodium-dependent transporter → MASDKFTKIGFILSIVGAAIGLGNAWKFPYMVGANGGSAFVLLYLVFAVAVGLSIFFAEMAMGKISNADPVNAFRSLAPKNGKIWGYAGVIMITGVLVASFYTVIIGWVIRYSVLSLGELPQSIAVSGENFGKFISSDISGQILYFSIAFAAYFFILSKGIKGGIERINLWLLPTLFLLLIFMLIYSMQMGGFSQAAEFLLVPDFSKITSEAVFVALGLAFFTMCVGIGAIATYSVSLDDKTNLFTSSLYVVALNIIVSVVIGLIVFTFVFEYGEQPSQGVGLAFISLPTLFAKLGAMGNVLSFTFFTALIFAGLTSAISMVEPLVFYLINEFKIPRLGAIAIVGVCVYCLGTLCALSNITEFKDALTFFGKGFFDVLDYLSSNIMLPLGGIVIAVFVGYAMKRVSLEELFLPYMGRAVFEIWYFLLRFVAPICILAIMIRQILGS, encoded by the coding sequence GTGGCAAGCGATAAATTTACTAAAATCGGATTTATATTATCCATCGTGGGTGCTGCGATCGGGCTTGGCAACGCATGGAAATTCCCATACATGGTCGGCGCAAACGGCGGCTCGGCGTTCGTACTTTTGTATCTTGTTTTTGCTGTGGCGGTTGGGCTTAGTATATTTTTTGCGGAGATGGCGATGGGTAAAATTTCAAACGCCGATCCCGTTAACGCCTTTCGCTCGCTAGCTCCTAAAAACGGCAAAATTTGGGGATATGCGGGCGTCATAATGATAACTGGCGTTTTGGTGGCGTCGTTTTATACGGTTATCATCGGCTGGGTTATTAGGTATTCGGTCTTATCTCTTGGCGAGCTTCCGCAAAGTATCGCGGTTTCGGGCGAAAATTTCGGCAAATTTATAAGCTCTGATATCTCGGGTCAAATTTTATACTTTAGCATCGCGTTTGCAGCCTACTTTTTCATCCTTTCAAAGGGCATAAAAGGCGGCATCGAGCGCATAAATTTATGGCTTTTGCCGACGCTTTTCTTGCTACTTATTTTTATGCTTATTTACTCGATGCAGATGGGCGGATTTTCGCAGGCAGCGGAGTTTTTGCTAGTGCCTGATTTTTCTAAGATCACGAGTGAGGCGGTGTTTGTCGCTCTTGGGCTTGCCTTTTTTACGATGTGCGTTGGTATAGGTGCGATCGCGACGTATTCGGTAAGTTTAGACGATAAGACAAATCTTTTCACATCTTCGCTCTACGTCGTCGCGCTAAATATCATCGTTAGCGTCGTCATCGGCCTCATTGTTTTTACCTTTGTTTTTGAGTACGGCGAGCAGCCCAGCCAGGGCGTGGGGCTTGCGTTTATATCGCTGCCTACGCTGTTTGCTAAGCTAGGAGCTATGGGAAACGTCTTAAGCTTTACGTTTTTTACCGCGCTTATTTTTGCGGGGCTTACGTCGGCTATCTCGATGGTCGAGCCGCTCGTTTTTTATCTCATAAACGAGTTTAAGATCCCTCGTCTGGGTGCGATTGCGATCGTTGGCGTTTGCGTTTATTGCCTGGGCACGCTTTGCGCGCTTTCAAATATTACCGAATTTAAAGACGCGCTCACCTTTTTTGGCAAGGGATTTTTCGACGTTTTAGACTATCTTAGCTCAAATATCATGCTGCCGCTTGGCGGTATTGTGATAGCGGTATTTGTCGGCTACGCGATGAAAAGAGTCAGCCTAGAGGAGCTATTTTTGCCGTATATGGGCAGGGCGGTTTTTGAAATTTGGTATTTTTTACTGCGATTCGTCGCGCCGATTTGCATTTTAGCGATAATGATAAGACAAATTTTGGGGAGTTAA
- a CDS encoding TRAP transporter small permease subunit: protein MERNLKKVERFFDKVGNIVGYICIFVMFLMIADVFFNVTARYFFKYGNVGLQELEWHFFSVIILLGMSYALKDDTHVRVDIFYEKMSVKKRALINMAGVILFILPLALLVAWLSWDYVVEAYESGEGSADPGGLPYRWVIKAFIPFSFWLLIFFSVGYFVKWLNVYLDARSNLSEEGKFDANLNQTAQQGEGK, encoded by the coding sequence ATGGAACGAAATTTAAAAAAAGTAGAGAGGTTTTTCGATAAAGTCGGCAATATCGTGGGCTATATCTGTATCTTTGTGATGTTTTTGATGATCGCGGACGTTTTTTTTAACGTCACGGCGAGATATTTTTTCAAATACGGCAACGTAGGCCTCCAAGAGCTCGAGTGGCACTTTTTTAGCGTCATCATCCTGCTTGGCATGAGCTACGCGCTAAAAGACGATACGCACGTGCGAGTGGATATATTTTACGAAAAGATGAGTGTAAAGAAAAGGGCGCTCATAAATATGGCTGGCGTTATCCTTTTTATCCTACCGCTTGCGCTTTTGGTCGCGTGGCTGAGCTGGGACTACGTCGTAGAGGCGTACGAGAGCGGCGAGGGTAGCGCGGATCCTGGCGGTTTGCCGTATCGCTGGGTTATCAAGGCCTTTATCCCGTTTAGCTTTTGGCTACTTATATTTTTTAGCGTCGGCTACTTTGTAAAGTGGCTAAATGTCTATCTGGACGCCAGATCAAATTTAAGCGAAGAGGGCAAATTTGACGCAAATTTAAACCAAACTGCGCAACAAGGAGAGGGAAAATGA
- a CDS encoding TRAP transporter large permease: MTGIVMFLAALFMLAIGFSVAFTFGAIAVIFGLIGGMVESFGGGNGFMGGLEIFKETFNFMPYRIYSIMENKILIAVPLFVFMGIILQKTKLAERLLESMAFLFGEIRGGVAISTVLVGALLAASTGVVGASVVAMGVMSLPVMLKYNYNKALGCGTICASGTLGQIIPPSIVLIILGDVFTVPVGDLFREAIYPGLALVGAYIAYILIISYVKKDYAPPVVVESDMPKSKQILNAILAILPPLVLVVLVLGSIFEGIATPTESSAFGCVGAILLSVFYRTFSFKMLKEALEESVKTTAVVFTILIGATAFSMVFSYTGGDEIVEEVMSNLPGEKWGFIILAMITIFALGFFIDFVEISYIVLPILAPIAVNLGINPLYFAIVIAMNLQTSFLTPPFGFSLFYLKGVAPAEVKTSDIYRGVVPFIGIQILVLIIFTIILLG, encoded by the coding sequence ATGACCGGCATCGTTATGTTTTTAGCCGCGCTTTTTATGCTTGCTATCGGCTTTAGCGTCGCATTTACCTTTGGCGCAATAGCCGTTATTTTCGGACTCATCGGCGGTATGGTCGAGAGCTTTGGTGGCGGCAACGGCTTTATGGGCGGGCTTGAGATATTTAAAGAGACCTTTAACTTCATGCCTTACCGCATTTACTCGATAATGGAAAATAAAATCCTCATCGCTGTGCCGCTTTTCGTTTTTATGGGCATTATTTTACAAAAGACCAAGCTAGCCGAGAGGCTGCTCGAGTCTATGGCGTTTTTATTCGGCGAGATTCGCGGCGGCGTGGCGATTAGTACCGTTTTGGTGGGCGCGCTGCTAGCCGCATCTACGGGCGTTGTGGGCGCTAGCGTCGTAGCCATGGGCGTTATGAGCTTGCCCGTGATGCTAAAATACAACTACAATAAAGCCTTAGGTTGCGGCACTATCTGTGCTTCGGGTACGCTTGGGCAGATCATCCCGCCTTCCATCGTTCTAATTATCCTGGGCGACGTATTTACGGTGCCTGTGGGCGATCTTTTCCGCGAAGCGATATATCCTGGACTAGCGCTTGTTGGCGCTTATATAGCCTATATCCTTATCATCTCTTACGTGAAAAAGGACTACGCGCCGCCGGTCGTCGTCGAAAGCGACATGCCTAAATCAAAGCAAATTTTAAACGCTATCCTCGCAATTTTACCGCCTTTGGTGCTTGTTGTGCTAGTGCTTGGTTCGATATTTGAAGGCATCGCTACACCAACGGAGAGCTCGGCGTTTGGCTGTGTGGGTGCGATCTTGCTTTCGGTTTTTTACAGGACTTTTTCGTTTAAAATGCTAAAAGAAGCGCTCGAAGAGAGCGTCAAAACCACGGCAGTCGTCTTTACTATCCTTATCGGAGCGACCGCGTTTTCGATGGTGTTTAGCTACACCGGCGGCGACGAGATCGTAGAGGAAGTGATGTCAAATTTGCCTGGCGAAAAATGGGGCTTTATCATCTTAGCTATGATTACGATTTTTGCGCTCGGATTTTTTATAGATTTCGTCGAGATTTCTTACATCGTGCTACCGATCTTAGCGCCGATAGCCGTAAATTTAGGCATAAATCCGCTATATTTCGCTATCGTTATCGCGATGAATTTACAGACTTCGTTCCTCACGCCGCCGTTTGGCTTTAGCCTCTTTTATCTAAAAGGCGTAGCGCCCGCCGAGGTCAAGACCTCCGACATCTACCGCGGCGTGGTGCCTTTTATCGGGATACAAATTTTAGTTTTGATCATTTTTACGATCATCTTGTTAGGCTAA
- a CDS encoding DUF4139 domain-containing protein produces the protein MREIALVSAFALIASAESNLIEIYKNASFIHQNFTDQKSEFSLNLPDFIELEDIDVAASCELVSLNLNEAKPAENEAYAKFKQNEKELEELNDKLNALNSKNAFLNNFPAFKEQSVANLDADGDKFYEAVLKNLAQISQTKKQIDELKKKMGATEVKNFQKLDLKFECDPKQVKISYPVGVGVSLKNKIQADVAKGKVEISQNLTVTNPLGIDLNSLTIALYPFYYSSNLTPAPFYPRYEGKPKPRNMMPLAAAPMMEASADMVVAKASAKKNSVKDVRASNDENALANAWRIEGVSLKADETADFAYDKQSLDAKFDLVIDGYGSASAFVRAAFKPERSIEGAQSEFKIDGINIGKRYVGYAAGEEAKEFFGKNELVSVKKEANGEYTKESFFGSKNKISRGYKYSVKNGSKLAWDVVLEEQTPVSTHESVSVSVKNDPKENEIGKDGKVTWKFALKPNESKEVNFSYELTKPSE, from the coding sequence ATGAGAGAAATAGCCTTAGTTTCGGCGTTTGCGCTGATAGCGAGCGCCGAAAGCAACCTGATAGAAATTTACAAAAACGCCTCATTTATCCATCAAAATTTCACCGACCAAAAAAGCGAATTTAGCTTAAATTTGCCCGATTTCATCGAGCTTGAGGACATCGATGTGGCTGCGTCGTGCGAGCTAGTGAGTCTAAATTTAAACGAAGCAAAGCCCGCAGAAAACGAGGCCTATGCTAAATTTAAGCAAAACGAAAAAGAGCTTGAGGAGCTAAACGATAAACTAAACGCGCTAAACTCCAAAAACGCTTTTTTAAATAATTTTCCCGCTTTTAAAGAGCAAAGCGTCGCAAATTTGGACGCTGACGGTGATAAATTTTACGAAGCGGTACTAAAAAATCTAGCTCAAATTTCGCAAACCAAAAAGCAAATCGATGAGCTAAAAAAGAAAATGGGCGCGACCGAGGTTAAAAATTTTCAAAAGCTTGATTTGAAATTCGAATGCGACCCAAAACAGGTCAAGATATCCTATCCCGTGGGCGTTGGCGTAAGTTTGAAAAACAAAATCCAGGCCGATGTCGCCAAAGGCAAGGTTGAAATCTCGCAAAATTTGACTGTGACAAATCCTCTGGGTATCGATCTAAACTCCCTTACGATCGCGCTTTATCCGTTTTACTACTCGTCAAATTTGACGCCCGCTCCGTTTTATCCGCGTTATGAGGGCAAGCCAAAACCGCGAAATATGATGCCGCTAGCAGCCGCGCCGATGATGGAGGCGAGTGCTGATATGGTCGTGGCAAAAGCGTCCGCAAAGAAAAATAGCGTAAAAGACGTACGGGCTAGTAACGACGAAAACGCGCTCGCAAACGCATGGCGCATCGAGGGCGTTAGCTTAAAAGCGGACGAAACGGCTGATTTTGCTTATGACAAACAGAGCCTGGACGCTAAATTTGACCTCGTGATCGACGGCTACGGCAGCGCGAGCGCTTTTGTCAGGGCCGCGTTTAAGCCGGAGCGTAGCATAGAGGGCGCACAAAGCGAGTTTAAGATTGACGGTATAAATATTGGCAAAAGATACGTAGGCTACGCCGCCGGCGAGGAGGCGAAGGAGTTTTTCGGCAAAAACGAGCTTGTTAGCGTGAAAAAAGAAGCCAACGGCGAATATACGAAAGAGTCGTTTTTCGGCTCTAAAAACAAGATCTCGCGCGGATATAAATATAGTGTCAAAAACGGCTCGAAACTCGCGTGGGACGTGGTTTTAGAGGAGCAAACACCGGTTAGCACGCATGAGAGCGTGAGCGTGAGCGTGAAAAACGACCCGAAAGAAAACGAGATAGGCAAAGACGGCAAAGTAACATGGAAATTTGCGCTTAAGCCAAATGAGAGCAAGGAAGTAAATTTCTCATATGAGCTAACCAAGCCGAGCGAATAA